One stretch of Nitrospirota bacterium DNA includes these proteins:
- a CDS encoding 4Fe-4S dicluster domain-containing protein, translating into MPERGSFVPHEVIEASLKKKGPKQYTLWVDLEYCIGCHACTMACKAENNTPVGVDYNRVIEVEVGEFKNPKEKPEVNVYFVPMPCMHCGKPACLAACPVGAITKRKEDGIVLINKDKCIGCRYCTWACPFGHPQFNAEAKVMEKCILCVHRLEKGHLPACVETCVARTRFFGEADDLIRLIREKRARMVSLGFTGAQISTAPSVMYTK; encoded by the coding sequence ATGCCAGAAAGAGGATCATTTGTACCACATGAGGTTATAGAAGCGAGTCTTAAAAAGAAGGGTCCAAAACAGTATACCCTCTGGGTAGATCTCGAATACTGCATCGGGTGCCATGCCTGTACTATGGCATGTAAGGCAGAGAACAACACACCAGTAGGTGTAGATTACAATCGTGTAATTGAAGTAGAGGTTGGAGAGTTTAAGAACCCCAAGGAAAAACCTGAAGTGAATGTCTACTTTGTTCCTATGCCGTGTATGCACTGTGGAAAGCCTGCTTGCCTTGCAGCCTGCCCTGTTGGGGCAATCACAAAGCGGAAGGAAGATGGGATAGTCCTTATCAACAAGGACAAGTGTATCGGTTGCAGGTATTGCACATGGGCATGTCCTTTCGGACATCCTCAATTTAATGCCGAGGCAAAGGTGATGGAGAAATGCATCTTGTGCGTCCATAGACTGGAGAAGGGACACCTTCCCGCCTGTGTGGAGACCTGTGTCGCAAGGACAAGGTTTTTTGGGGAGGCAGATGACCTTATAAGACTTATCAGGGAAAAAAGAGCCAGGATGGTTTCTTTAGGTTTCACAGGGGCCCAGATATCTACAGCACCATCGGTGATGTATACGAAATAA
- a CDS encoding molybdopterin dinucleotide binding domain-containing protein has product MNLPPYEIGNYADYEYCDYLISMGSNITQAEYPMQVRARYLQRFGKRVGPYAKEFKHVVIDPRLSNAAAKAIHSKGEWIPIKPTTDAYFLLGMIRWMIENNGYKKEYLSIPNERVAKNKGYRTWTDMTYLVGTKEPKKYLTGKEADLGMSDYVVLVNGKPTMFQESEGFADLDASAVIKGVEYKTVFRMLRERAQEKTLEECDAVCDIPPGTIARIAKEFASARSPVIEMFRGPVQQSNGWYNGQALCIINMLVDNIDRKGGFISGHAAYKGAVKGPKRKPSGIRVDTAKAVYQGKKPTSTRPWYSGYSVPRGVAPNWFSSVRMGYPYRIKAYLNYYNDPAYTMPYNLETIEALLDLKAMPLTFSIDAYMGETSTLCDYILPDTEYLERLGGFKTYPPIKTQVWGLRQPVVGSFDPKTHEYRPIRPDTRMADDVLIDIAIECGLPAFGKDGGGPGIHINNSWDFWNDYYKHYDFKEGLDPKGSLVKLGGKFQNPGPKYQYTSKYSSGEYTSFPGGRQVRVLFAYLGKVATYKNSMTGKYMDGLPMYRTIVDCKEQPLDPAIWKEYPFQLHTWKDAFHTQSRTMNNLWIASIKPQNYAEINPADAEKLGVKTGDWVKVKSPSSEQIETDMYKNFRKYVKEFYPNYLGNGWFRFQVRVTSRIRPGLLSVCQAYGRFGAGAKKWYMNGKEQPHDERIGAGFHINPLYMADPVLKNMVLIDPVGGGTQSFGTPLRVEKL; this is encoded by the coding sequence TTGAATTTACCACCCTATGAGATTGGTAATTATGCAGATTATGAATACTGCGATTATCTGATTAGCATGGGTTCAAATATTACACAGGCAGAGTATCCCATGCAGGTGAGGGCACGCTATCTACAGAGATTCGGTAAGCGAGTTGGTCCATACGCTAAAGAATTCAAGCATGTTGTGATTGACCCACGTCTTTCAAATGCAGCTGCCAAGGCTATCCATAGTAAAGGGGAATGGATACCGATAAAGCCGACAACCGATGCCTATTTCCTTTTAGGGATGATCAGATGGATGATTGAGAACAATGGATACAAAAAGGAATATCTTTCAATCCCCAACGAGCGAGTTGCCAAAAATAAAGGCTATCGCACCTGGACAGACATGACATATCTTGTCGGCACAAAGGAGCCCAAGAAGTATCTTACTGGTAAAGAGGCAGATCTTGGAATGAGCGACTATGTAGTTCTTGTCAACGGCAAGCCCACAATGTTCCAGGAATCTGAGGGCTTTGCTGACCTTGATGCGAGTGCTGTTATAAAGGGCGTTGAATATAAGACTGTTTTCAGGATGCTCAGGGAGAGGGCACAGGAAAAGACACTCGAAGAGTGTGATGCGGTCTGTGATATTCCGCCGGGGACTATTGCCCGTATCGCAAAGGAATTCGCATCAGCCAGGTCTCCTGTAATAGAGATGTTCCGTGGTCCTGTTCAGCAGTCCAATGGCTGGTATAATGGACAGGCACTTTGCATCATAAACATGCTCGTTGACAACATTGACAGAAAGGGCGGTTTTATCTCAGGGCATGCGGCTTATAAAGGCGCGGTAAAGGGTCCGAAGCGGAAACCTTCCGGTATTCGTGTTGATACTGCCAAGGCGGTATATCAGGGGAAAAAGCCGACATCTACAAGACCATGGTATTCAGGTTACAGTGTTCCGAGGGGTGTGGCTCCAAATTGGTTCTCCAGTGTAAGAATGGGGTATCCTTACAGGATAAAGGCATATCTCAATTACTACAATGACCCTGCCTATACAATGCCGTATAATCTGGAGACTATCGAGGCACTTCTGGATTTAAAGGCAATGCCCCTCACATTCTCAATTGACGCCTATATGGGTGAGACGAGTACACTATGCGACTATATCCTTCCTGATACAGAATATCTTGAGAGGCTCGGTGGATTTAAGACATATCCGCCCATAAAGACACAGGTCTGGGGACTGAGACAGCCTGTAGTGGGGTCATTCGACCCGAAAACCCACGAATACAGACCAATAAGACCTGATACAAGGATGGCAGACGATGTGCTCATTGATATCGCCATCGAATGTGGACTTCCTGCCTTTGGTAAAGACGGAGGCGGTCCGGGTATCCACATCAACAACTCATGGGATTTCTGGAATGATTATTATAAACACTATGACTTTAAAGAGGGATTAGACCCCAAAGGTAGCCTTGTAAAATTAGGCGGAAAATTCCAGAATCCAGGTCCCAAATATCAATACACAAGTAAATATTCCTCCGGTGAATACACCTCATTCCCGGGAGGAAGGCAGGTCAGGGTCCTCTTTGCTTATCTGGGAAAGGTTGCCACATATAAGAACTCCATGACAGGCAAGTACATGGACGGACTTCCCATGTATAGAACTATCGTAGACTGTAAAGAGCAGCCCCTTGACCCTGCTATCTGGAAGGAGTACCCATTCCAGCTCCATACATGGAAGGATGCATTCCACACACAATCGAGGACAATGAACAATCTGTGGATTGCTTCTATAAAACCCCAGAACTATGCAGAGATAAACCCTGCAGATGCTGAGAAATTGGGCGTAAAAACAGGTGACTGGGTTAAAGTGAAATCTCCATCCAGTGAGCAGATAGAGACAGACATGTATAAGAATTTCCGTAAATATGTCAAAGAATTTTATCCCAACTATCTGGGTAATGGCTGGTTTAGGTTCCAGGTGAGGGTGACAAGCAGGATAAGGCCAGGGTTGCTCTCTGTCTGCCAGGCATATGGGAGATTTGGTGCAGGGGCAAAGAAGTGGTATATGAACGGCAAAGAACAGCCTCATGATGAAAGGATAGGGGCTGGTTTTCATATAAATCCCCTTTATATGGCTGACCCTGTCCTCAAGAATATGGTGCTGATCGACCCTGTGGGAGGGGGCACTCAAAGTTTCGGGACACCTCTCAGAGTAGAAAAACTATAG
- a CDS encoding twin-arginine translocation signal domain-containing protein yields MAVEIKRRTFLKISAAAVAAGVVVSNFKDVEAAEWKKQIGKTGSQPDPVDADVKLVRSVCLMCHGGCGFQAKIIRGELVKLEGNPYHPNTYDYIAKGDIVVEADLDAGPGGKDVGSLCPKGQAGVYALYSPFRLQHPLKRVGSRGSGKWKTISWSQAIKEICHGGHLFKDVKGEENRYIEGLKSILNNDKPIGPEDSNYMDEAPPGGWGPKRNQFVWAHGRNEQSPLTPRFVLDAAGVPHMLNH; encoded by the coding sequence ATGGCTGTAGAAATAAAAAGAAGGACATTTCTGAAGATCTCAGCTGCTGCCGTTGCTGCTGGTGTGGTGGTATCAAATTTCAAAGATGTGGAGGCAGCAGAGTGGAAAAAGCAGATAGGTAAGACAGGTTCACAGCCTGATCCTGTGGATGCGGATGTAAAGTTGGTCAGAAGCGTCTGTCTTATGTGCCATGGTGGATGCGGGTTTCAGGCAAAGATTATCAGGGGTGAACTTGTGAAACTGGAAGGCAATCCCTATCATCCTAATACTTATGACTATATTGCAAAGGGGGATATAGTTGTTGAGGCAGATCTCGATGCAGGACCAGGTGGTAAGGATGTGGGCTCACTCTGTCCCAAGGGACAGGCAGGGGTTTATGCCCTTTATAGCCCCTTCAGGCTCCAGCATCCCCTTAAGCGAGTCGGTTCAAGAGGTTCAGGGAAATGGAAGACTATATCCTGGTCACAGGCAATTAAGGAGATATGTCATGGAGGTCATCTTTTCAAGGATGTCAAAGGTGAGGAGAATCGTTATATTGAAGGACTGAAGTCCATTCTGAATAATGATAAGCCTATAGGTCCGGAGGACTCGAACTATATGGATGAGGCACCTCCAGGAGGCTGGGGTCCTAAAAGAAACCAGTTTGTATGGGCACACGGTCGTAACGAGCAGTCGCCTCTGACTCCGAGGTTTGTCCTTGATGCTGCAGGCGTGCCGCATATGCTCAATCATTGA
- the dsrP gene encoding sulfate reduction electron transfer complex DsrMKJOP subunit DsrP, protein MIKNLLNALLQITKGGIKYYAWIALLLVLIVLGLGVYIKQLDRGLIITAMRDQVSWGLYIANFTFLVGVAAAAVLLVIPAYLYHFKPIKEIVLFGEMVAITAVTMCILFIMVDMGQPLRVWHILPPPIGKMNMPSSILAWDVVVLIGYLLINLFLVIYALSRLSIGKEYKLAPIFPLILISIPLAVSIHTVTAFIYNGLSSRPFWNASILAPRFLASAFCSGPAIMLIILQLIRRFSRIEVDNKAIFKISELIAYTMGINLFLLGAEMYKEFYSESIHNVPLQYLYFGLHDKMRLVPWIWASFIMNAIAFVIFLIPKTRENFVTLNIGAVLIILGVYIEKGLGLIVPGFVPDTLGEIYEYWPFMSEVIITIGIWAVGALLYTLMVKITIPVYTRELLVGGK, encoded by the coding sequence ATGATAAAGAACTTATTAAATGCACTCTTACAGATAACTAAAGGTGGCATAAAATATTATGCATGGATCGCCCTACTTCTTGTCTTAATTGTACTTGGACTCGGTGTATACATAAAACAGCTTGACAGAGGTTTAATCATAACCGCCATGAGGGATCAAGTATCATGGGGACTTTATATTGCCAATTTTACCTTTCTTGTGGGTGTAGCTGCTGCCGCCGTGCTCTTGGTGATTCCCGCCTACCTGTATCATTTTAAGCCTATAAAGGAGATTGTGCTTTTTGGCGAGATGGTTGCTATAACAGCGGTTACTATGTGCATACTCTTTATAATGGTTGATATGGGGCAGCCACTGAGGGTATGGCATATATTACCACCCCCTATAGGGAAGATGAATATGCCCTCCTCTATTTTGGCATGGGATGTAGTGGTCCTAATTGGGTATCTCCTCATAAACCTTTTCCTTGTTATTTATGCCTTATCCAGGCTTTCCATAGGTAAAGAATATAAGTTAGCGCCAATCTTTCCCTTAATCTTGATATCAATCCCATTGGCAGTAAGCATACATACAGTGACAGCGTTTATCTATAATGGACTCTCATCCAGACCTTTCTGGAATGCCTCGATCCTGGCGCCGAGATTCCTTGCCTCTGCCTTCTGTTCAGGTCCAGCTATTATGCTGATCATCTTACAACTGATTCGTAGGTTCTCAAGGATAGAGGTAGACAATAAGGCTATATTCAAAATCTCCGAATTAATAGCGTATACCATGGGTATTAACCTTTTCCTATTAGGTGCAGAGATGTATAAAGAGTTTTATTCTGAGAGTATTCACAATGTTCCATTACAATATCTCTACTTCGGTCTACATGACAAAATGCGTCTGGTACCATGGATATGGGCATCTTTTATAATGAATGCAATAGCCTTCGTGATTTTTCTGATACCTAAGACCCGCGAGAATTTTGTAACACTGAATATAGGCGCTGTATTAATAATCTTAGGTGTATACATAGAAAAAGGTCTTGGGCTGATTGTTCCTGGGTTTGTTCCTGATACACTTGGGGAAATCTACGAATACTGGCCCTTTATGTCAGAAGTCATTATTACTATAGGGATTTGGGCGGTTGGCGCCTTGCTTTATACACTGATGGTGAAAATTACTATACCCGTTTATACAAGGGAGTTGCTGGTTGGAGGCAAGTAA
- a CDS encoding 4Fe-4S dicluster domain-containing protein: MSKKIKHSSGINLDRRTFIKGAAIGLAGTALPLHTADASFLDAFLQKHFREMRDEEIKKVIERLEKEASLEWKKDIRISATKAIPNVKFGYGLDLSRCIGCRKCVYACVEENNQSRIPQIHWITVLRFKKGEKWIDLENSEKYYNPKQIPEPGHFYVPVQCQQCENPPCVKVCPTQATWKDPDGVIVIDYNWCIGCRYCMAACPYGARRFNWAKPNIPTEELNPETHYLGNRPRYKGVVEKCTFCIQRTRVGKYPACVEVCPVGARKFGNLLDPKSEIRYIIENMRVFRLKEDLNTYPKFYYFFTGWQLKTT, encoded by the coding sequence ATGTCGAAAAAGATAAAGCATTCATCAGGGATAAATCTCGATAGAAGAACTTTTATAAAAGGTGCTGCTATTGGTCTGGCAGGTACAGCACTCCCCCTGCATACTGCAGACGCATCCTTCTTGGATGCCTTCTTACAGAAGCATTTCAGGGAGATGAGGGATGAAGAAATCAAGAAGGTTATTGAAAGACTTGAAAAAGAGGCATCCCTTGAATGGAAGAAAGACATCCGCATCAGTGCAACTAAAGCAATCCCCAATGTCAAGTTTGGTTATGGCCTTGACCTATCACGTTGTATCGGCTGCAGGAAATGTGTCTATGCTTGTGTTGAGGAGAACAACCAGTCAAGAATTCCTCAAATCCACTGGATTACAGTCCTTCGTTTCAAGAAAGGTGAGAAATGGATTGACCTTGAAAATTCAGAAAAATACTATAACCCTAAACAGATTCCTGAGCCAGGTCATTTTTATGTTCCTGTCCAGTGTCAGCAGTGCGAAAACCCACCGTGTGTTAAGGTATGTCCGACACAGGCAACATGGAAGGACCCTGATGGGGTCATAGTAATTGACTATAACTGGTGCATAGGCTGCAGATACTGTATGGCGGCATGCCCTTATGGGGCAAGGCGTTTCAACTGGGCAAAGCCAAATATCCCGACGGAAGAGTTAAATCCTGAAACCCATTATCTGGGTAACCGTCCACGGTATAAAGGTGTAGTCGAGAAATGCACTTTCTGCATCCAGAGGACAAGGGTCGGCAAATATCCTGCATGTGTGGAGGTCTGCCCTGTAGGAGCGAGGAAGTTCGGGAATCTTTTAGACCCCAAGAGTGAGATAAGATATATCATAGAAAACATGAGGGTCTTCAGGCTGAAAGAGGATTTAAACACATATCCTAAATTTTATTACTTCTTTACTGGCTGGCAGCTTAAAACAACTTAA